AAGAACACACTACCATAAAATGTCTTAAATGCGTGACTAGCCAATCCTATACCCCAACCAAAAGCTGTCCATAAAAACCAAGCATATCTAAACTCGTTAGTATAGTAATTTAATCCTGCTAAGCCAACTATTACAACTATATATGCTATTAAGTGATTATAAAAGCCTTTAAGTTCATTTACGCGTGCTTTTGCCTGCTCATATTTTGTTGTGTATGTATTTTGTTCTGGTCTTTCCATCTTAGTAGTTTTTAAAATTATCTTTATTCATTAATTCTTTAATTTTCTTCTCTTGCCAATTAGAACCTAAAAAGGGATTCCAATCAAAGGCATCCATAGCGTGAAACATTAAACCCAATCCCCAACCAAACATTGGGAATAAAAACCACATAAAGCCCCAACCCATTGTCGTATAATTAATAAATGCTAAAAATGGTATTACAAAGCAATAACTTACAAGGTTTCCATAAAACTCACGTTGCTTCTTTACTTGCTCCTTTGCGGCTTTAAGTCTGGCTTGATTGTCTGTTTGAGAAATAGTATTCTCTTCTAAAAGTTGTGTTGTCATAGAAAGTTGTTTGGTTAATATTGGTAGTCTTGCTTCAAAAGTGTTTGGGGTTTTAATAATCTTCATAGCACGTTCTGTTAAGAGCGCATATCTAGATTTTATGTTAGATAAGCCAACACCTTGACGCTTGTTTAAATGTTCTTTTGCCTGAAGGTTGTTTTTAATGACTAAAAATCCTGCTTCTTCATAAATACTAATTCGCAATGGTGTTTTAACAGATACCACATTATGTTTAACTGCATTTTCCAACAATAACTGTAGAGATAATGGTACCACCTTGGCATTAGGATTGGTTGAAGTTTCTGGGATATCAAAAATCACACTGTCCTCAAATCTCATTTTCAATAGGTTGCTGTATGTTCTAGCAAAATCTAACTCTTCATCTACACTTACCAATTCTTTATTTTTCTGCTCCAACACATACCTATACACTTTAGATAATGACGTGGTAAATTTCTGTGCGTTTCTTGGGTTCTCTTCAATTAAAGAAGACAATACATTTAAACTATTAAATAAAAAATGAGGATCTAATTGATTTTTTAGAGCATCAAACTTTGCAGATGCTGTTCCCGCTATTATACGTTCTGTTTTTACTGCAATTTCCTGCTTTTGTTGGTTGTAGTAAACAATATAAAATATACTAGTTATGGTAATCGCTATAGTTAAGGACAACCAATAAGTAATAGGATTTTCTGAACTTAAAAACTGCACAAGAGATTGGCCGCCAACAAATACCTCTGTAAATAGCCTTAAAAAGAAAATACCTATTGCTGTTGCTAAAACATTAAGAACTATACCTAAAACTATATTCTTAAGCTTAAACAAATGTTTACCAAACCTATCTATTAGAAATTTTACGGTATAATAATTTATAAGGTAAAGTATGATACTGTACGCTTCTGTATATAGAAAATTTAAAAGCACATTTTTATTAAGCACAAATACAGAACCTGTCCAAATTTGAATGCTAGTGAGAATAATAAACACAAGTATCCCAACAAAAAAGGCTCTTATTAAATGTGTGAAAAATGATGACATAGGTTTGTTTGTTTTACTGTAGCAAATGTATTGGCTATTCCTAAAGTTACACAATTAGATATACCGAATTGTAGTTTTTTAATACCGAATTGCAATTGGTTATTCTTTAGTACTGTAATTTTGTAGCTATGAATA
This region of Croceibacter atlanticus HTCC2559 genomic DNA includes:
- a CDS encoding 2TM domain-containing protein, coding for MSSFFTHLIRAFFVGILVFIILTSIQIWTGSVFVLNKNVLLNFLYTEAYSIILYLINYYTVKFLIDRFGKHLFKLKNIVLGIVLNVLATAIGIFFLRLFTEVFVGGQSLVQFLSSENPITYWLSLTIAITITSIFYIVYYNQQKQEIAVKTERIIAGTASAKFDALKNQLDPHFLFNSLNVLSSLIEENPRNAQKFTTSLSKVYRYVLEQKNKELVSVDEELDFARTYSNLLKMRFEDSVIFDIPETSTNPNAKVVPLSLQLLLENAVKHNVVSVKTPLRISIYEEAGFLVIKNNLQAKEHLNKRQGVGLSNIKSRYALLTERAMKIIKTPNTFEARLPILTKQLSMTTQLLEENTISQTDNQARLKAAKEQVKKQREFYGNLVSYCFVIPFLAFINYTTMGWGFMWFLFPMFGWGLGLMFHAMDAFDWNPFLGSNWQEKKIKELMNKDNFKNY
- a CDS encoding 2TM domain-containing protein gives rise to the protein MERPEQNTYTTKYEQAKARVNELKGFYNHLIAYIVVIVGLAGLNYYTNEFRYAWFLWTAFGWGIGLASHAFKTFYGSVFFGKQWEERKIKEMMDTDATYNDSTTSGRWE